In the Paenibacillus pabuli genome, one interval contains:
- a CDS encoding DUF4870 domain-containing protein: protein MSPMKSSSGLDENIAGMLCYLFTFVGGIVFLAVEKRSRFVLFHALQSVTVFGIIMVGHVLSAFLPLFGPMVASLLSLLGVVVWIIMVVTSLQGKWLKLPWVGDFAEKQMRHL from the coding sequence ATGTCCCCCATGAAATCCTCAAGCGGTCTGGATGAGAATATCGCCGGCATGCTCTGTTATCTGTTTACCTTTGTAGGTGGAATCGTCTTCCTGGCAGTGGAAAAACGCAGCCGGTTTGTGCTGTTTCACGCGCTTCAATCCGTCACGGTCTTTGGCATTATCATGGTCGGTCATGTACTATCGGCATTTCTGCCTCTCTTCGGACCCATGGTCGCATCCTTATTATCGCTGCTGGGAGTAGTCGTATGGATTATCATGGTCGTCACCAGTCTGCAAGGAAAATGGCTGAAGCTGCCTTGGGTTGGTGACTTTGCAGAGAAACAGATGAGACATCTGTAG
- a CDS encoding UvrD-helicase domain-containing protein has product MLSPNSTFYARPLGVTPAASLPQSPSAPLETSRQLVGDDHQDAPYFRSLEEAGIRLNGPQISAVRHGKGPLLTLAGAGCGKTTVLAARAGYLMEVSGVHAGSILLVTFTNKAAAEMKDRIASLPGIRPAAARAVQARTFHSFALTLLRHYGVQEEIFGEPRAQHTVIKMLLRQYGMSEAFQPESLLSMLSAWKMQGSETTDLPEKSQEERDAKRVLLGYENWKRERNKMDFDDILLRAAALLRDPAVLKPLQQRFQYIMVDEFQDTNKLQYEIVQMLASAHRNLMVVGDDDQTIYTFNGARQESILEFDKVYPGARIVTLDINYRSDARILGLGSELVARNKRRRDKRLRAAGHRGDAPRFATPSNAEEEAAWVVNQLCQQVEEGLHTYRDIAILHRTASSSRAVFEQLVLKDVPFVQHGASPVFYDQSLIRPLMDHMRLSLNPRAVDALPSALGPLYVSRDAGLEWIQRSEQQQAKKYPLIHLAKWDKLKPFQQEQVKERIKLIKSLYKMKPVMAIQEMRRQFYDKYMESGDPSIFTHYKETMLETLDEFEAAAKKFETVEEFIQFADELSRRHREMESLRRSQDSDAVQLMTIHRAKGLEFPCVYWIGASEGIVPHSTALRQDIPEDQKAALAVQQTDAELDMALEEERRLAYVAITRAKKYLYVTSPASHHGKPADVSRFLLEAFGLEVPDKRKERDDSRTGHSASYGKGNGQYARSGTRSEGRDMVHRRAISYSDRDHDVHSERDEDRLSERRGSGEIRNHKAFSTTGVRQGSQAASTSSGSGSPSSGRSERTETVAIWKCSSSTCKAWLRQKPAVPSAKAAKQAAAGPPPCPLCSGSMVAGTREVPVTGRAGR; this is encoded by the coding sequence ATGTTAAGTCCGAACTCAACGTTCTACGCCCGTCCGCTCGGTGTTACTCCGGCGGCCTCCCTACCCCAATCCCCGTCTGCACCGCTGGAGACCAGCCGGCAGCTCGTGGGGGATGATCATCAGGATGCACCCTATTTCCGCTCGCTGGAGGAGGCAGGCATCCGTCTGAACGGGCCACAAATATCAGCCGTCCGTCACGGCAAAGGCCCCCTGCTTACACTCGCTGGTGCCGGTTGCGGCAAAACGACCGTACTGGCGGCCAGAGCCGGTTATCTCATGGAAGTCAGCGGCGTTCATGCAGGCAGTATTTTGCTCGTGACATTTACCAATAAGGCCGCTGCCGAGATGAAAGACCGGATCGCATCACTGCCAGGCATTCGTCCTGCAGCCGCACGAGCGGTACAGGCCCGCACGTTCCATTCCTTCGCTCTGACACTGCTGCGTCATTATGGTGTACAGGAAGAAATTTTTGGGGAACCACGTGCCCAGCATACCGTTATCAAAATGCTTTTGCGTCAATACGGCATGAGTGAAGCCTTCCAACCCGAAAGTCTGCTGTCCATGCTGTCTGCATGGAAGATGCAGGGCTCCGAAACGACCGACCTTCCCGAGAAATCGCAGGAGGAACGGGATGCCAAACGTGTCCTCCTCGGTTACGAGAATTGGAAGCGAGAGCGTAACAAAATGGATTTTGACGATATATTACTTCGTGCTGCAGCCCTTCTTCGTGATCCAGCCGTGCTGAAGCCGCTTCAGCAGCGTTTTCAGTACATTATGGTCGATGAGTTCCAGGATACGAATAAGCTGCAATATGAAATCGTGCAAATGCTCGCTTCGGCCCACCGCAACCTGATGGTTGTGGGTGACGATGACCAGACGATCTATACGTTCAATGGAGCGCGTCAGGAATCGATTCTCGAATTCGATAAAGTTTACCCTGGAGCACGCATCGTGACGCTGGACATCAATTACCGCAGTGATGCACGCATCCTCGGACTTGGCAGCGAACTGGTCGCCCGCAACAAGCGAAGACGGGATAAGCGGCTGCGTGCAGCCGGACATCGCGGGGATGCGCCACGCTTCGCCACGCCTTCGAACGCAGAGGAGGAAGCGGCTTGGGTCGTGAACCAGCTCTGTCAGCAGGTGGAGGAAGGATTGCACACCTATCGCGATATTGCGATCCTGCACCGAACAGCCAGCAGCAGTCGGGCCGTATTTGAGCAGTTGGTATTAAAAGATGTTCCCTTTGTTCAGCATGGGGCTTCTCCTGTGTTCTATGACCAGTCACTCATCAGGCCCCTGATGGATCATATGCGTCTCTCCCTGAATCCACGCGCTGTAGATGCTCTCCCCAGTGCACTTGGACCGCTCTACGTATCCCGTGATGCCGGGCTGGAGTGGATTCAGCGCAGCGAACAACAGCAAGCCAAAAAGTATCCGCTGATCCATCTGGCTAAGTGGGACAAGCTCAAGCCCTTCCAGCAGGAGCAGGTCAAGGAACGCATCAAGCTGATCAAGTCGCTGTACAAAATGAAACCGGTTATGGCCATCCAGGAGATGCGCCGCCAATTTTACGACAAGTATATGGAAAGCGGCGATCCCAGCATCTTTACCCACTACAAGGAAACGATGCTGGAGACACTGGACGAATTCGAAGCCGCTGCCAAGAAGTTCGAAACGGTAGAAGAGTTTATCCAGTTCGCCGATGAGCTCTCCCGCAGACACCGCGAGATGGAGTCCCTGCGCCGCTCCCAGGACAGTGATGCAGTGCAGCTGATGACCATCCACCGGGCCAAGGGACTTGAATTCCCTTGCGTATACTGGATCGGTGCGAGTGAGGGCATTGTGCCTCACAGCACAGCTCTGCGGCAGGATATCCCTGAAGATCAGAAGGCAGCTCTGGCAGTCCAACAGACCGATGCGGAGCTGGATATGGCTTTGGAAGAAGAACGACGGCTCGCTTATGTAGCGATTACACGGGCGAAAAAGTACTTATACGTCACTTCACCGGCCAGTCATCACGGGAAACCGGCAGACGTATCCCGCTTTTTGCTCGAAGCCTTTGGGCTGGAGGTTCCAGACAAACGTAAAGAGCGCGATGATAGTCGAACAGGCCATTCAGCTTCATATGGCAAAGGGAATGGACAATATGCCCGTTCTGGTACTCGATCCGAGGGCCGGGATATGGTACATCGTCGTGCAATCAGTTACAGTGATCGTGACCATGACGTCCACAGCGAACGTGATGAGGATCGCCTCAGTGAACGTCGTGGCAGCGGAGAAATTCGCAACCACAAGGCGTTCAGCACTACAGGTGTTCGTCAGGGAAGCCAGGCTGCTTCCACCTCATCGGGTTCAGGATCACCGTCCTCAGGACGTTCTGAACGCACAGAGACGGTAGCGATCTGGAAATGCAGCTCATCTACCTGTAAGGCATGGCTCCGTCAGAAACCAGCCGTACCTTCTGCAAAAGCAGCCAAACAAGCAGCAGCTGGACCGCCGCCGTGCCCCCTGTGTTCAGGATCCATGGTAGCCGGAACACGCGAGGTGCCTGTAACTGGACGGGCAGGGCGGTAA
- a CDS encoding Gfo/Idh/MocA family protein, producing the protein MSTSKMLHIGMIGTGSISDLHMRCYAKNENAVIYAICDLNEQRAAAAAQKYDAQSVYTDYREMLKDPHVDAVSICTWNNTHAEFAIAALEAGKHVLLEKPVATNVEDALRIEEAVKKSGCTFIVGFVRRYDNNMQMLRRFIDAGEFGQLYYAKASILRRLGNPGGWFADKNRSGGGPLIDLGVHIIDQCWYLMGRPKPVAVSGNTYRKLGNRAHIEELSFYKAADYSSAVNNVEDMANALIRFENGASLAVDVSFTLHARGEESYVKLYGERGGFEVEPETLIITEKHNTILNIEPQTDHTGLHIHSAFQNQIDHFVDCCLNGTGPISPIADGVASTKMLCGIYESAEKGQEIRLD; encoded by the coding sequence ATGAGTACAAGCAAAATGCTGCACATCGGAATGATCGGCACCGGATCCATCTCGGATCTGCATATGAGGTGTTATGCCAAAAACGAGAACGCTGTCATTTATGCCATCTGTGATCTGAACGAACAGCGCGCCGCAGCCGCGGCTCAGAAATATGATGCACAGTCGGTCTACACCGATTATAGGGAAATGCTGAAGGACCCGCATGTGGATGCGGTCAGCATCTGCACATGGAACAATACACATGCCGAATTTGCCATCGCTGCACTGGAGGCGGGCAAGCATGTGCTGCTGGAGAAGCCTGTGGCAACGAATGTGGAAGATGCATTACGAATCGAGGAGGCCGTGAAGAAAAGCGGCTGTACCTTCATCGTTGGATTTGTGCGGCGCTACGATAACAATATGCAGATGCTGCGGAGATTTATCGATGCAGGGGAATTTGGTCAGTTGTATTATGCCAAGGCATCCATTCTCCGGCGTCTGGGCAATCCGGGCGGCTGGTTCGCGGACAAGAACCGCTCTGGCGGAGGTCCTCTTATTGATCTGGGCGTACATATCATCGACCAATGCTGGTATCTCATGGGCAGGCCGAAACCTGTTGCGGTAAGTGGGAACACTTATCGGAAGCTGGGCAACCGTGCTCATATCGAAGAACTTTCTTTCTATAAGGCGGCAGATTACAGTTCAGCTGTGAATAACGTGGAAGATATGGCGAACGCGCTGATTCGCTTCGAGAACGGAGCTTCGCTCGCAGTGGATGTAAGCTTTACATTGCATGCTCGCGGGGAGGAATCCTATGTCAAATTGTACGGTGAACGCGGCGGCTTCGAAGTCGAACCCGAGACCCTGATTATAACGGAAAAACACAACACCATCCTGAATATCGAGCCGCAGACAGATCATACGGGGCTGCATATTCATAGTGCATTCCAGAATCAGATTGATCACTTTGTGGACTGCTGCTTAAACGGGACCGGACCGATCAGCCCAATTGCGGACGGGGTAGCTTCTACCAAGATGTTATGTGGCATCTATGAGTCTGCTGAGAAAGGGCAGGAGATTCGTCTGGATTAA
- the mscL gene encoding large conductance mechanosensitive channel protein MscL, with protein sequence MKGILKEFKEFAVRGNVIDLAVGVIIGAAFGKIVTSLVNDIIMPPVGKLLGGIDFSQKIFNLDGDMRTASGEKITTLAQANEAGATVIAYGQFINILIDFLIVAFCIFMLVKGVNYIKSKEHKKPEPKKTTKACKYCLSEIPAAATRCSHCTSELEAEGSGAPA encoded by the coding sequence ATGAAAGGCATACTTAAAGAATTTAAGGAATTCGCCGTACGCGGCAACGTGATCGATCTGGCAGTCGGTGTCATCATCGGGGCTGCTTTTGGCAAAATCGTCACGTCCCTCGTGAATGATATCATCATGCCCCCTGTCGGGAAGCTGCTTGGAGGCATTGACTTCAGTCAGAAAATCTTTAATCTGGATGGGGATATGAGAACCGCCAGCGGAGAGAAAATCACAACATTGGCTCAAGCCAATGAGGCAGGCGCTACAGTCATCGCCTACGGCCAATTTATCAACATACTCATTGATTTCCTGATTGTTGCATTTTGCATATTCATGCTCGTCAAGGGCGTCAATTATATTAAAAGCAAAGAGCACAAAAAGCCCGAGCCGAAAAAAACAACCAAGGCTTGCAAGTACTGTCTCTCCGAAATACCGGCTGCAGCTACCCGCTGTTCGCACTGTACTTCAGAGCTGGAGGCAGAAGGCAGCGGCGCTCCGGCATAA
- a CDS encoding transposase — MDREEQDMLPLSHEKVEVDGVYINEAGREEHLHRGQHFPADPVLGKSEWKLTEFMFDNHHEGRTDERLVPKENDTDKIGKVTHPRKNFQRKDL; from the coding sequence ATGGACCGCGAAGAACAGGATATGCTGCCCCTTTCGCATGAAAAGGTGGAAGTCGATGGAGTTTACATCAACGAAGCGGGACGCGAGGAACACCTGCACCGTGGTCAACATTTCCCGGCTGATCCGGTTCTGGGCAAATCGGAGTGGAAACTCACCGAGTTTATGTTTGACAATCATCATGAAGGCCGCACGGATGAGCGCCTGGTACCCAAAGAGAACGATACCGACAAAATCGGCAAAGTTACTCATCCACGCAAAAACTTTCAACGAAAAGATCTTTAA
- a CDS encoding NUDIX hydrolase, with the protein MTPERFDIYDDEQNWIGTELRSEVHARGYWHRSFHCWIVRDDGNQRMVLFQRRRDIKDTFPGCYDITAAGHLTAGEQLEEASRELEEELGVHVSFESLSYLLTAKQQLQGEVRGVPFMDREFSSVYGLSLNQPLEAYTLQASEVDSLYEVPLHDLLALFRGETDTIQATGVNADQTSNLDSSSPIPERHARTIHASEFVPHGTEYYIDVLEALYHVPKG; encoded by the coding sequence ATGACCCCAGAACGTTTCGACATTTATGATGATGAGCAAAATTGGATCGGCACGGAGCTTCGCAGTGAGGTGCATGCCAGAGGATATTGGCACCGTTCATTCCACTGCTGGATCGTGCGTGACGATGGTAATCAGCGAATGGTTCTTTTTCAACGTCGACGTGATATCAAGGATACCTTCCCGGGTTGTTACGACATTACGGCAGCAGGACATCTCACTGCGGGTGAGCAGCTTGAGGAGGCAAGTCGTGAGCTGGAGGAGGAACTGGGCGTACATGTTTCTTTTGAATCCCTGTCTTACCTTCTGACTGCCAAGCAGCAGCTGCAAGGCGAGGTTCGCGGTGTACCCTTTATGGACCGGGAATTCAGCTCGGTATACGGCCTAAGTCTCAACCAGCCACTCGAGGCTTACACCTTGCAGGCCAGTGAAGTGGACAGCCTGTATGAAGTGCCCCTGCATGATCTGCTCGCCTTGTTTCGTGGTGAGACGGATACGATCCAGGCCACTGGGGTAAATGCGGACCAGACTTCTAACCTGGATTCTTCATCTCCCATTCCAGAACGTCATGCTCGCACAATCCATGCTTCCGAGTTCGTCCCCCATGGGACGGAGTATTACATTGACGTACTCGAAGCTCTATATCACGTGCCCAAAGGCTGA
- a CDS encoding nucleobase:cation symporter-2 family protein → MARERIFQRHRHPIKTFSLGLQHVLAMYAGAVVVPLIVSNALGFTQEQLTYLIAIDLLACGVATLLQVWGNRYFGVGLPVMLGCAFQAVSPMILIGLNSGVSAIYGAVIASGIFVVLFSGLFGKLIRLFPPVVTGSVVTIIGLTLIPVAFRDLGGGQGAEDFGSGTNLLLGFGVLVFIILMTRFTTGFIRSIAVLVGLLAGTVAAGFMGEVNFAPIREASWFHVVKPFYFGTPTFEIVPILTMILVAIVSVAESTGVFMALGKILDKDLSSKDLARGYRAEGLAIVLGGIFNSFPYTTYSQNVGLVQMTRVKTRDVIVVAGGLLVVIGFVPKIAALAQLVPGSVLGGAMVALFGMVVSSGIRIIGSQVDLNRHENLFIIACSVGMGLGVTVVPELFAGAPDWAQIMLGNGIIAGSFTAIFMNLLFNGLGTKATAAKMAEQQADVILGESDKSA, encoded by the coding sequence ATGGCACGCGAGCGTATTTTCCAGCGGCACCGTCATCCCATCAAAACGTTCTCGCTTGGTCTGCAGCATGTCCTTGCGATGTACGCGGGAGCGGTAGTCGTTCCACTTATCGTTAGTAATGCACTCGGCTTCACCCAGGAACAACTGACGTATCTGATTGCCATTGACTTGCTCGCCTGTGGTGTGGCAACGCTGCTGCAGGTATGGGGTAATCGTTATTTCGGGGTTGGACTGCCAGTTATGCTTGGCTGTGCATTCCAAGCGGTATCTCCAATGATCTTGATTGGTCTGAACAGCGGGGTGTCTGCCATTTACGGGGCGGTCATCGCCTCAGGGATTTTTGTAGTGTTGTTCTCGGGCCTATTCGGCAAACTGATCCGTCTGTTTCCGCCCGTTGTGACAGGTTCGGTCGTGACCATTATTGGTCTGACTCTGATTCCTGTAGCATTTAGAGATCTGGGGGGCGGCCAAGGAGCGGAAGACTTCGGCAGTGGGACGAATCTTCTGCTTGGCTTCGGCGTATTGGTGTTTATTATTCTAATGACCCGTTTCACGACAGGATTTATCCGTTCAATCGCCGTTCTGGTCGGTCTTCTTGCGGGTACGGTAGCAGCCGGATTTATGGGCGAGGTTAATTTTGCCCCGATTCGCGAAGCAAGCTGGTTCCATGTGGTGAAGCCATTTTACTTCGGTACGCCAACGTTTGAGATTGTTCCGATTCTGACGATGATCCTGGTGGCGATTGTGAGCGTGGCTGAATCGACAGGTGTATTTATGGCTCTCGGCAAAATATTGGACAAGGATCTGTCCTCCAAGGATTTGGCCCGTGGTTACCGGGCGGAAGGGCTCGCCATCGTACTTGGAGGGATTTTCAACTCATTCCCGTATACCACCTATTCACAAAATGTAGGGCTTGTACAGATGACCCGTGTTAAAACTCGGGATGTCATCGTGGTAGCAGGTGGACTGTTGGTCGTCATCGGATTTGTACCGAAAATCGCAGCACTCGCACAGCTTGTGCCCGGTTCTGTATTGGGCGGAGCGATGGTTGCGCTGTTCGGAATGGTCGTGTCATCCGGTATTCGTATCATTGGCAGCCAGGTCGATCTGAATCGGCATGAGAACCTGTTTATCATTGCTTGTTCCGTAGGAATGGGCTTGGGTGTTACGGTTGTACCTGAGTTGTTCGCGGGTGCACCGGACTGGGCACAGATTATGCTCGGTAACGGAATCATTGCCGGCAGCTTCACCGCCATCTTTATGAATTTGCTGTTTAATGGTCTCGGTACGAAGGCAACAGCTGCGAAAATGGCTGAACAGCAGGCAGATGTGATTCTTGGAGAGTCTGACAAGTCGGCATAA
- a CDS encoding TrmB family transcriptional regulator codes for MDQLLHHLNHLGFTEMESKIMVELARQGSASGYEVAKRLGVSRSNVYSTLQRLSQRGFLRCSAGEPAKYSVLKPEEMTRMISGQMRASLDYVQSSMPQHEPEKPVFYNIEGDKNVFDNLSRELAEAKHEIVVDVWREEAELLHDLLKKAEDRDVRLLWSCDGGEGMLDQPTPWLGMPLYGNGNGRKFSIVVDRRWCMLGMRGESCATQAVVTEHPVMTGLLLNHFAQELVLYELEQDMGEELESRYGRRFEQLSARYWSVPAAGDQG; via the coding sequence ATGGACCAACTGCTGCATCATCTGAATCATCTTGGGTTTACCGAGATGGAATCCAAAATTATGGTGGAACTCGCGCGCCAAGGTTCAGCCTCCGGCTATGAGGTTGCGAAGCGCCTGGGCGTGTCCCGTTCCAATGTGTATTCCACCTTGCAGCGGCTCTCTCAGCGAGGATTTCTGCGCTGCAGTGCCGGAGAACCTGCGAAGTACAGTGTGCTGAAGCCCGAGGAGATGACTCGAATGATCTCCGGACAGATGCGCGCTTCTCTTGATTATGTACAGAGCAGCATGCCGCAGCATGAACCTGAGAAACCGGTCTTCTACAATATCGAAGGTGACAAAAACGTATTCGATAACCTTAGCCGCGAACTGGCCGAGGCCAAGCATGAGATCGTCGTGGATGTTTGGCGTGAGGAAGCCGAATTGCTGCATGATCTATTGAAAAAGGCAGAGGATCGGGATGTCAGGCTGTTATGGTCATGTGATGGTGGCGAAGGGATGCTCGATCAGCCGACACCGTGGCTGGGAATGCCTCTCTATGGTAACGGAAACGGGAGAAAGTTTTCCATTGTCGTTGATCGGCGCTGGTGCATGCTCGGAATGCGCGGGGAATCCTGCGCAACTCAGGCTGTTGTAACAGAACATCCGGTCATGACAGGTTTGCTGTTGAACCATTTTGCACAGGAATTGGTACTGTACGAACTGGAACAGGATATGGGGGAAGAACTTGAGTCCCGCTATGGACGCCGGTTTGAGCAGCTGTCTGCACGTTATTGGTCTGTTCCTGCGGCAGGAGATCAGGGCTGA
- a CDS encoding xanthine phosphoribosyltransferase, giving the protein MQLLKDKVRQEGIVLSEQVLKVDSFLNHQMDPVLMKEVGKEFIRRFEGENITRVLTIESSGIAPGIMTALELNVPLIFARKQKSLTLTEDILVEKVYSFTKQETNEITVAKKFMQPGDRVLIIDDFLANGEAAFGLARIVEQVGAEVVGIGIVIEKAFQPGGRLLQEAGYRVESLVRIGALSDGQVTFADEEGSN; this is encoded by the coding sequence ATGCAATTGTTAAAAGACAAAGTGAGACAGGAAGGAATTGTCCTGTCTGAGCAAGTACTCAAAGTGGATTCATTCCTGAATCACCAGATGGACCCGGTTCTCATGAAGGAAGTGGGCAAGGAATTCATCCGCCGCTTTGAAGGAGAGAACATTACGCGAGTGCTTACCATTGAATCGTCCGGGATTGCACCAGGCATTATGACTGCACTGGAACTGAATGTGCCGCTGATTTTTGCACGGAAACAGAAGTCGCTCACACTCACAGAAGATATTCTGGTTGAGAAGGTGTACTCATTCACGAAGCAGGAAACGAATGAAATTACGGTAGCCAAGAAGTTTATGCAGCCTGGAGATCGTGTGCTGATCATAGATGATTTCCTTGCGAATGGTGAGGCGGCCTTTGGTCTGGCGCGTATCGTTGAACAGGTCGGAGCTGAAGTGGTCGGTATAGGGATCGTTATTGAGAAGGCGTTCCAGCCGGGAGGCCGCTTGCTGCAAGAAGCTGGATACCGCGTGGAATCGCTGGTTCGTATTGGAGCTCTGTCGGATGGACAGGTAACATTTGCGGATGAGGAGGGCTCGAATTAA
- a CDS encoding M48 family metallopeptidase: protein MGETEYEKCPECGHQMKVNPGYVTWCEKCNWNIDEEEGNTVEEPPHKGLKKKSTDRLFEEFKYSVDRRLPFNKQRIYTYLLAIIVHASTLAILGVAIFFYSTHSSWLFILANVLVLLWITIILPYRKRLPGRVIRRGEYPELYGMVDEIGDRMNVPPVDMIILNEEYDAYVLHLKRNKRAIVLGVPFFAALTLQEKIAVISHQMSHFAHPNISNSSLVERARHVLNSWYDTVDPQGSGLLYWVVFPLIILRLLLFAMISSIYALLIKSMRQEMHRLFYIADHEASETAGSEAVVSLFLKFEMGGLFSLTAEQVAEYQYNKELYDEFRNRIAAVPSQEILRFQRLQKMRYSENRSYHPPMKKRIDLIQEHWVMVPAYRPDPATERRFNEEFRDLEQRSQRILLNDLRGAG, encoded by the coding sequence TTGGGTGAAACCGAATATGAGAAGTGTCCGGAATGTGGGCACCAGATGAAAGTAAATCCAGGGTATGTCACCTGGTGTGAGAAGTGTAACTGGAACATTGACGAGGAAGAAGGAAATACGGTTGAGGAACCTCCTCATAAAGGACTAAAGAAAAAGTCCACTGACCGATTATTTGAAGAATTCAAATATAGCGTTGATCGAAGGCTTCCCTTCAACAAACAGAGGATATATACCTATCTGTTGGCAATCATCGTTCATGCATCAACTCTAGCTATTCTGGGTGTGGCCATCTTTTTCTATTCAACTCATTCCTCATGGCTATTTATATTAGCGAATGTTCTGGTACTACTCTGGATCACGATTATCTTACCTTATCGCAAGCGTTTGCCAGGTAGGGTAATTCGAAGAGGTGAGTATCCCGAATTATATGGCATGGTTGATGAAATTGGAGATCGTATGAATGTACCGCCTGTTGATATGATTATCCTTAATGAAGAATACGATGCATATGTACTGCATCTGAAAAGAAACAAGAGAGCCATTGTGCTCGGTGTTCCTTTTTTTGCAGCGTTAACACTGCAGGAGAAAATAGCAGTAATTAGTCACCAAATGAGCCACTTTGCTCACCCAAATATTTCAAACAGCTCATTGGTTGAGCGAGCCAGGCATGTGTTGAATTCGTGGTATGACACCGTAGATCCTCAAGGAAGTGGACTTTTATACTGGGTTGTATTTCCGCTCATCATACTTCGTCTGCTGTTATTTGCTATGATCAGCAGTATTTATGCATTGCTGATCAAAAGTATGCGGCAAGAGATGCATCGGTTATTCTATATTGCAGATCATGAGGCTTCAGAGACAGCGGGAAGTGAAGCAGTGGTGTCCCTGTTTCTAAAGTTTGAAATGGGAGGACTTTTTTCCCTTACTGCTGAACAGGTTGCGGAATATCAATATAATAAGGAACTGTATGACGAGTTCAGAAATCGGATTGCGGCTGTTCCAAGTCAGGAGATCCTTCGGTTTCAGCGTCTTCAGAAAATGCGTTATTCTGAAAATCGTTCTTACCATCCTCCGATGAAAAAACGAATTGATTTGATTCAGGAGCATTGGGTGATGGTTCCTGCGTACAGACCTGATCCAGCCACAGAACGAAGGTTTAACGAAGAGTTTCGTGATCTGGAACAACGTTCTCAGAGAATTCTGTTAAATGATCTGAGAGGCGCAGGGTAG
- a CDS encoding zinc ribbon domain-containing protein yields the protein MKLLQRIKNGANKATERAQHAVEIGKINNQIVGLQQEQEVHFTDMGRIFYEGYRAQDMTRAEKEMVDLSHLCDELQDEIDGLRSKIAELKNERLCECGHVASLDANFCPKCGRKLGEFKSAASTAGPASVRQEAAVAQSAERPFYEETTTIQNDVDEDEPYHTVIPSIADLETESEFNSAEFTQEEKEAFDAEWERRREEEMLRERERQQELDERIRYWKENNPIVNTVDVQTEVPREMVKCQICTSELPKGSKWCPRCGAEQI from the coding sequence ATGAAATTGCTTCAACGAATTAAGAATGGAGCGAACAAAGCAACGGAGCGTGCACAGCATGCTGTGGAGATTGGGAAAATCAACAATCAAATCGTGGGCTTGCAGCAGGAACAGGAAGTCCATTTTACAGATATGGGTCGCATTTTCTATGAGGGTTACCGTGCACAGGATATGACGCGCGCCGAAAAAGAAATGGTTGATCTGTCGCACCTGTGCGACGAACTGCAGGATGAGATTGATGGTTTGCGCAGCAAAATTGCCGAACTCAAAAATGAGCGGTTGTGCGAATGCGGCCACGTTGCTTCACTGGATGCGAACTTCTGTCCGAAATGCGGACGTAAACTGGGTGAATTCAAGTCTGCAGCATCAACTGCAGGTCCGGCATCTGTGCGGCAAGAAGCGGCAGTGGCTCAAAGTGCGGAACGCCCTTTCTATGAGGAAACAACAACGATTCAAAATGATGTGGATGAAGACGAGCCGTATCACACGGTAATTCCGTCCATCGCAGATCTAGAGACCGAATCTGAATTCAACAGTGCGGAGTTTACCCAGGAAGAGAAGGAAGCGTTTGATGCAGAATGGGAACGACGCCGGGAAGAAGAGATGCTTCGCGAACGGGAACGGCAGCAGGAACTTGATGAGCGTATCCGTTACTGGAAAGAGAATAACCCGATCGTAAACACGGTTGACGTACAGACTGAAGTACCACGGGAGATGGTGAAATGCCAGATTTGTACATCCGAGCTGCCCAAAGGCTCCAAATGGTGCCCACGCTGTGGTGCGGAACAGATCTGA